The region AGGTTTGTAAAAAATGAATGGAAATTGGTTGAATGATGGCCAATGATTTAATGCCATATCTGGGTGTGACAATGTTTATCGTCAATTCTCAGGTAAGTTACCATTAAGAACTAAAATATAGAATTTTCACAACATACACAATGAAAACAGATGTAAGTTTACAAGAACATGAACGCAAAGTGTAGCCCATCGATCATGTCTCCAATTCATGCTAGATTGCTGGTTATATTTACAATGACTATCCATTAACTTCACATGATACCTGTTCACAACGCGGTACCTTGAATTCCCCCTTCCCAGATTGATAGGCAAAGAAATACTTATGAGTGTAATAAGCACTACAAAGTGCCCCACAAGTTAATATGCCTATGGGGGTCAAACAGGTAAGGTATCATGCTATTCACATATGCGACATTCAGTTCATATAGCGCCTGCAATTTTTTGAATTGCAATAACATGGAATCTTctttccttcatcttcattgTTAAAGTGGTAGTCGTACGTAATCTCTTCACCAGGAAATATGTCCCTCTCTGCAAAGAAGACAACCTTCAAAGCCAAAAGCCACTTAGAAGTGtgcattcagaaaagaaaatcaaaGCTGAATTGAGATATGCTGATAATTAATTTCATCCCAGGGATTGCTCTAATATTTCATTATGCGTTACAATGGCATTCATAACATAAAAAATGGTGGTGGAACGGAGTGGATATAGCTAAAGATACATAAAAAATGTCAATGCAGCTGAAAAACAGTTAATCCACATATTGATTCTATATATCCAACTTGTAGAGCACATTTGTCATGGCAATAAATTGGTGTTACTTTTTCTAATAATCAATACAAAAGTTCAATTAATTCAATAAGTATAATCATAAGAGACAAAAATAAGTTCAATATATACCTTCTTCTCATGCCTTATAGTAATCACTTTTGCAATACAATTTGGCTGGCCATGCAAATGAAGATTAGTTAGAAGCCTGAAATGGAGTACAGATAGAAACAGCAGCTATTGTAAAACACATCACATTCATTCAGACTTCTAATGGTGTCATCGGTACTAATTGTTTAGTTGTTTTCTGAACGTAGTCTGATAACTACACATACTACTTCGTAATAAGCCATAAGTCTTATAAACAAAAAAACCATGCACATAGACAAAGGCATTAAAGAATGACAAATTAAACATGAAACAACAATAAATAAACTCAAAAGTAGAACTTTAAAGTGATACCAGGCATGAGTGGTTAACAAATCGAGCCACCCCCCCTTTCCTTGTGGCATCTATAATATGTTCTTTGTCTATCTTAAAGAAGTAGCAGACACTCTTGTACTGCAGTTTCCTTCCTGAATGATATTCACTTTCTCTTTTATCAGCCACACGTAGCCCCACAATTTCACCAACATACTCGACAACCTATACATGCACGAGAAACACATCACATTTGCAATCACAGTGAAGGggcatttaaatattttaaggaTGGCATCTTACCATTTCACCTCGAGAAATGAATCGAGAAGTGTAGAGACCAAGAGCATGTATCCCAGATTTGTATACAACAAGGTGTTTCCAGCACTTTGCTTGCTTGTACCGGGCATATTCCTTCTGCAAATAGTAGGACATTCAATACTCAGGACAATAGGCTGAAAAAATTAGAATACCAACTATGTATATGAATAGAACTTtccatttaaaaattatttgtgCCGAAAGGCCTATAGTCTTATAGTTCAGTTATCAGTTGAAGTAAGAAGTTCAATATATGGATATGCTGTTTTAGATAGAGGAGATAAATCTAAAAACCATTAAAAGTTGGGGACTacataaacaacttaaacataccCTACAATCATGCTCAATATCTGAATCTGGAAATTTTGGGAGTCCCTGTGAATACAATTTCTGCCCATTAATGTGAATCCAAGCATTTAACTGCTCCTCAGGAACAAGGCATGCCCCCTTGGCTTTTAAGGCACTGTAATGATTATTCTGCAAACCATCCAATCTACGGCCCTTGTAACCCTACAGTAACCCAGAAGAAATTAATATCATCATAATTCAATAATTGGAAAAACTAAAAGAACAGTCACAAGACCCTCCAGGCCGAGAATGTCATTAAGTGAAGAAATTACGTCTGTCCTGGCACAGGAAAATTCCCTTTCTTGTCGACTGTCCATCTCATCAATAGGATCATACGTGAGTGGGCGTTTCTCAGGGAAATAATTCTCTACACATAAACAAAAGGAATATTTAAAGAATGAGCAAGTAAAGCATTGAATAATATTTCAAATAATGAAGAGGAAATGCATGTTCATGATAATCTTTACAAACTTGCAACAATACCATATCTACTGGTATAATAAAGCATCACTGACATGTCATCACTATTAGATTCCAGATGAAGTCACAAACACAACAAGGTCGAGTAGACTAACGACAGACAATCAAATCAAAGCATGTGAGCCAACTTGATAAAATCACCTTGTAGAATACCTTCATTGGATTTGGATTTGGAACTCCAAACATGTAAGCAAGCATATTATTCAAGGAATGCACATCAAACTAATAACTATAGTATTCCAAATATGTGTATCTTCATAATCTGTTCAAAATTATTTCTTTGttctttataaataatttactCAATACAATATGTTATTTTGGGGGAAAAAGTCATCATGTAACTTCACTCAGATTTACCTTTAGCAGTGAGTTCATTAATGCTTCGCTGTTTCCgaatttcctttttctttacCTTCAATTGAGCATCAGCTCTATTTACAATCTTATCACACTCCGTAGTTTTGGTATCATCTTTCATCCCTTTATACATAACATATGGCTTGCTGCCCCTCACCAAATCTTCCATTGACATATCAATGTTTGATTCATTGCAGATCGTTGTGTTATGGgtttcatcatcttcctcagtTTTTAAACCAGGTTGCCCACAGTAATGCCCGCTACTGGTACCGAACTTCCATCTCTTCCGGTTCTTTTTTGAAGTTAGTCTAGATTTGCCATTTGTAGGGACCATACATCTTTTTGAAGTGTTAAGAACCTTGCTGAGAGGAACAATTTTAGCTGGTTTTGATTCTTCTATAGCCGAGTGTCCACTAGATATCTCACCATACTTTCCACATACAACTGGCCTTGTTGTTCTATGAGCATTTGCTTTCCTGCTATTGAATGACCTCAGCTTAGCATTTCCATGTTCTGTATAGGATAGATCTGGCATTTGAGAGTTCCCAAAACAATCAGAAGTGAAACcctttttcaatttatttattcCAGAAACTTCAGGCAATGTTTGAAACCTAGCATCGATATTTGATTCTGAGTCATGGCTATCTTTGTCACTGAGGTTTTTGCTTGGATGATTATTACAAGAAAGGAATTTGGATGAAAATGCAGCATGTCTTTGTTTGGTACTAGGCTGAGAAATAGAAGTCTTGTTAGATGATCTTTGGTGGCTACATGAAAAGTACATTTGTGTTACTTTGGACAAACTTGAATGGGTCTTAAAAAGTACAGTACTTTCACCATCCTCGTTATTATCCAATAAGGAAGAGATTCCCGAAGGCAGTGAAGCGTCTAACATCGtcttctcatttctctttcgCTTTTTACCTTTTAAGCCTTTCTTGACATTCTCAGATTGATTGGCTTGACAATTAGCAGAAAGAACAATGTGATTTTGATCCCGGTCTTTTTTCCACATCAAAGAATCTGATACTTTATGCTCATCAAGGGGGCTGTGACAAGTTTGATCATTTGAGCCTCTCAGATAACCATTTCTCAAGTAACCTCCACTCGTTAAGCTTAGAAGCTCAGAACTTATTTCATTTTCAGCCACATCAGATGACCAGCCTTTATCAATTCCTGATCCCTCGTCAACTATAAGGTTGTCGCCACAACCAGTGTCTACCACATCAACAGTACAAGAATCAACCTTGCTGGCCTCTGCAGATGCCTGAGATACCACATGAGCAGAATATCCTGAAGAAGCATTAAAATTTTCTTGCTCTTTCAACCAGTCTACCTTATGAATATTTCTTTTGAAGCGATTGGCACAGAAGTTTCCATGTTGAATACTGTCTTTTCCTTTGGAATCCAAAACAGTATCTCTCTGGTCTGAAGACAATGCACCACAAGCTGCTTTCCTGACCTTACTTGGCACATCTCTCCATTGAGGTGTCTGAGTGCCAATTTTGATTGAGCATTGGCCATTTAACTTCCCATCTTGCTCAAAGTGGATATTTTCACCCTTGGAAGCATTCTGATCTCTTTTACATTTGGAAGCTCTCTTTAAGGAAGTTTCACCACTGGCAATTTCAAATTGCTGTTTTAAGATATAATGAGAGGGCTCAATTCCCAAGTAAAATTTTCTTCCAGAAAAGTTCACCCGAGCAGCACAAGTGCATTTGTCTACCAAATGTGTATCTGATGGTTGCTCAGAGCATTTTTCACATGAACATGATCTGATATTGTCTTTGCTTATTCCAAGGCTGAGACATCAAAATGGGGAAgggaaaattagaaaaatatggTTAAAGATGTGGCTCCAAATGGACAGAAAAGTATGCAGATAAACGGAATCAAGGTTTTTTATCAGACAAGAATAAAGAATAGAGAAAACAAAAGCCCAATGGCCAATTCAAAGACAGAAACCCAAATAACTAATACTAATTTTTATGAACAGTTACCACTTTTAGGTGTTTATCCCAGAATACAGAAAACTGCAATACCCAATTTCTTAATATATTATTCTCTGTAGCAGAAAGAAATGTTCAAGCTCCTTTCTCCATTACTCATGGTATGGGTCAATGGATTATTTTACCTATGTGTGGAAACATGTTTTTCCACGTCTACTTCATAGGACAAACTTCTAAAGTCTACTTTCTCCCCAAAGATATCTGAAATCAATTCATATAAGCCTGTAAGGTGAAAATTACTCATCaaaaaattagaagaaaaagaatCTGTCCCAGTTTTCCAACAGTGTACCAATTAATTGGTGCAGTTGTCAATCCTAAATTACAGCTGAGGGCAGCCAACATCGAATAAGTGTGTAGCAGATAGCAGGATGACAGCTATAATGAACACAACGAACAAAAATTATGTAATTCATATTACCCATACATAAAtgcttaaaaacaaaaaaacacctAAAGATATATCACCATTAATAATCAAAGGTGATACTCTAAGCACACAAGCACAACAAATCTAAGACATGACTAACAAGTCAATAGCAAGACGAAGAAGAGATTGAGGCTGAGGTGCTCCTTTGGGCGCCATGACCGAGATAATGGCATGGACCCACCAAATAGGGGCAGGAATTAACAATCAAAATCAAGACACAGAATAGAGGACTGAAGAAAATGTGTCTCGCAGCAATAAGAAACAAAACATGGAATTAGGGAACCCGATGCAGCAAAAGAAAGCTAGACCTGCAAGTATGCACTATGAACAGAGTCTAGGACCAGACCCAACAGAGTTAAGCTGCTACCTTGAGGTTGCTAGGAAACATGATACAATAAACATTATACCACTGCAGGACACAATTAACTACCATGATACAATAAAAAGGCACAATTGCAATTAAGATAAAAAGGACCAAAATGTACTAAAGACAAAATCCTTGACTGGATAATGGATAGAGaacaaatgaattaaaaatCATCAATGATATTCACATGAGTGTAACATGCCCCTTGAGCACACGATTCAATAAATAACAAAAGCCATACTTGTTTCAAGTTTCGACTAAGTCAGTCCATGATAAAATATGTATATTATCATATTTGTATATGCATCAAATGAAACCAAGTAAACAAGGTCTCTCGGTTTTATTTAGCAGCCACAATTAAGCGTCACCTCTTCAATAATAATATCTAGATCAAGCCAACTGCTGGTAGTTTTTCCATAGAAAATTCAAAACATCCTATACTCCTTTATTTTTTTCCCTTCTGCCAAGGTCAGTGAATTCATTACCCTCACCCACAAATTCTAACGCAATTTAATCAATAGGTTTAAAATTATCTGCCAGCTCAGAaaaggtttaattttgatgaaACCATTGGTTTAGAAGAGGAACATGTTTCATTCTTGTCAACCAAACACATTCGAGCTTCCATATCTTCCTCCATGCCCTACTAGAGCCTAATAAACAACAATGAGCCTTGCCTTATATTTAAttaaagaattaaaaaatatatatactactactaaataaatcataaaataagcTGTCGCTGAACAGACTGCCAGATGTAAAATCAAAGCCAGATTTAAACTACTTTCCATTAAAGTCGACACAAAGTATCACCATGACAACATGATAGCACCTCACCTTAACGATGGCTCATCATGGCGAAGATCACAGGAACATTTACATTGTGATTCCTTTTGTACAGAATGTAAAGGAATTGGTCCCAATGCAGAGAGACAATATTTGTTCAGTCCTGTAAGAAAGATAACCACCACTAAATGTgcattctataaaaaaaatattcaaaaaaataaaaaaaattcaatccaAGTAAAACCAGACTCAAAACAGTTAAAAGTGGGGGCAAAAGAAAAATGCATTCTGCTTGCCTACGAGGGAAGCCTGTTTGTTAAAACCATCATCATTTCCACAAAACCCTCTATTTTGGGGCAATGTCAATGACACACCAGAAGTACCCTGTTCAGATGTTGAGGTCTCATAGATATAGTGCTGAGCTTTTGAAATATTGCTGGATCTCCCTTGCTTTTGATTCATATGATGAAAAGACAATGCATGTTGCTGCTGTGATAATTCCAGTATCTGTGTCTTCGCAAGCAACCTCATATTTTCATCAAGCAAACAAGTATTCATATTAATATCCTGTTTTTGCAGAAAAGTAGGTGTCTGATTTGCCGTAGAGCTTGAAAAATGGTTGGGAAGCCCATTCAAAATTCCCTCAAATGCAATGGCTGTCCCTGAAGTCTCGTGATTGTCTTGTCCAAAAGaagatttattttttgaacCTTGGAAAAAATTTGTATTGGCAGAAGTATTTGGTGACAGGCTTGATTCATTGATCCTTACATTAACAGATGAAATATAACTATCACTACCACTAACAGCTCTTGTGATGGAGTCAAGATCCATGAACTGACTGATTCCAAATTCTGAATTTATTTTGGCACAACAGTCTTTAGCAAAGCTCACACCCTTATCATTGGCCAAATAGTTATTAGATACTTGTGCAGAATTATTTGATTCCCTTTCTGCACGACCATTACTATTACAGAGAACATTAGTAGGACTAAGCTGCATGTTACAACATTCAGAATGCCCTTTCCTGTGCATGATAGGCCCACTATCATTCACTAAAATTTCGCTTGTTTTTGTCTTTCCGTTCGGCTGATGATTAAATTGTGGAAATGGTGAAAACAATAAACTCTTAGCCACATTTACATTTTGTGATCTAGCTCTAGCAGTAGCTGAAGCATTATTAACACCAGACAAATAGTTCGTAGCTCTAAACTGAGGTTGTTCTTCAACCATTTTCAATGAGCTAGCAGCATAGGCAATATTATTCTGGAATTTCTCCTCCCTGCTGAGGTCTGCACCTGATGCACAAAATCCACAGTTTAGAGTTTTACTTGAAAATGACAAATGAAATAAGGACACGCTGAACAAACAATTAATAACACTGTAACAATGAGGTAAGAGAAAACACTCAACGCACTATTAATCATGTGCTCCTGAGGTTGCAATTTTGAAGGACTGGCTAGGGCATTAAACAGTGATGGAACTGTATTTACTGTCTGAGGTGGTTGACCAAGCCTAAGCTCAAAATTAGAGGAAGCTGCATCTGCTCCTACTAGACCTTCCTTTGCATTATTCATTTTGATGCATGCATGGTCTCTTAGAAGGCTTGTTGGAGTTTGTGAGGGGGAGTGATCAATTGATAAGTTTCCATGCCTTTTTGGAGAATGAAGGAAATGAGGGATATGCTGACTTTCAACATCTATGTGCGCACCACCGATGTTTGTTGCAGTCATATAGGTAGCCTTAGGTTTCACTCGTTCATGAAAGTTGTTTTGTGAAATACCGGTAAAACCTTTGTGCGGAGTGTTGGAACCATCCTGGAttgttgttatttgttttctGGACAATGCGCCATTATATAAATTGTGGTATGTATCAGCACTCCTTGGAAACATAACATAGTCAGAAGACCTTCCAGACCTTAATGTGATTGCAGAAGAACATAGAATTTGAGGAAAATCGCTCTTGCACATATCAGATGCAGATGCATTGGACTTCATCAGACAGCCTGTTGTTGATAGTACTTCTGGCCAGTCCCATTCATTCTCATTCCCCTGAGACCTAATCTAAAGCATCATAAAAGTATCACCACCCAGTGTTCTCGttgcttcaaagttcaaacacatGCAAATAAGAAATTCAACTCTCAATGCCAAGAATGAAGAAGCAACATGTAAAAGGAATATCAAAGTTTATCATGATTTGCACATACATGAAGTTGAATAAATGATTCTATGGTAATAAGCTAGCTAcagaaattataaataaatgtcACCGTCTTAGAGAAAATGCACTAGGATAACCTAAATGAACGAATAGGAACAGATTTACTAAATAAGCAGTTGAGTATATTTAGGGTGTCTGAACTCTAAAGTCTAGTTTTTAACATTGCTTGGTAGTTGCTATTCACCAAATGCAACTATAAACCTGCCCTAACCACATCGATGTTATGAGAAAAGGACTGATCAAATCAGAATAGAGAGAGCAGTGCATGGTTTCATGGTATGAATGGTCCAAATGTGTGAAACAGGAGTTTTAAAGTTCATTttgttaatatatataaaaagttATCAGTAACTAAGTAAACACTTGTGGGTGTAAGTCATACTTTTTATCAATTGAAACCAATGTTGTAAgtgaaaatttatatatatatatataatctaaATTTAAACTTTATAAAATGTCATTTTACTAATTTATGTTCAGAACATTTTCTCATTAAATTGATGCgctttgatttttttctttatgaGATTCATGTTCATTTACCCATTAGTAAGTTTTGAATGCAGGATATAACAGTTTTGCTAACATGTGTGTTTAATGTTTCAGTTTGTTGAGATGATTCAATTATGATATAATTTGTTGAAATAATTATGTCCGGATTAGATTTTATGCTGttatttttcattgttattACTTTAGTTAGTTTGGTTaacttatatataaatattgtaCTTCTGAAGTATGTTAATTTCATCAACTATCAATCAAGGGTAAGATAATGTATGTGATGAAGAACATGCTTTTTTTCATGTTATTAATTGGTAAGTTAGCATCCCTGGGGAACATGTAGCTCATATATTTCTGATGCCTTTGGCAAAGTAGAGCTACATTTATGCCATAATGCATCAGCTTATACATCGCCATAATCTTTGCACCAGGAGACAACCTGAGCCAGTAGAACCAATCTGGCTCACTGATTTCAACCTAAACAGCTCATTCATCCCCGTCGCAA is a window of Lotus japonicus ecotype B-129 chromosome 5, LjGifu_v1.2 DNA encoding:
- the LOC130716892 gene encoding uncharacterized protein LOC130716892 isoform X3 codes for the protein MKSNASASDMCKSDFPQILCSSAITLRSGRSSDYVMFPRSADTYHNLYNGALSRKQITTIQDGSNTPHKGFTGISQNNFHERVKPKATYMTATNIGGAHIDVESQHIPHFLHSPKRHGNLSIDHSPSQTPTSLLRDHACIKMNNAKEGLVGADAASSNFELRLGQPPQTVNTVPSLFNALASPSKLQPQEHMINSADLSREEKFQNNIAYAASSLKMVEEQPQFRATNYLSGVNNASATARARSQNVNVAKSLLFSPFPQFNHQPNGKTKTSEILVNDSGPIMHRKGHSECCNMQLSPTNVLCNSNGRAERESNNSAQVSNNYLANDKGVSFAKDCCAKINSEFGISQFMDLDSITRAVSGSDSYISSVNVRINESSLSPNTSANTNFFQGSKNKSSFGQDNHETSGTAIAFEGILNGLPNHFSSSTANQTPTFLQKQDINMNTCLLDENMRLLAKTQILELSQQQHALSFHHMNQKQGRSSNISKAQHYIYETSTSEQGTSGVSLTLPQNRGFCGNDDGFNKQASLVGLNKYCLSALGPIPLHSVQKESQCKCSCDLRHDEPSLSLGISKDNIRSCSCEKCSEQPSDTHLVDKCTCAARVNFSGRKFYLGIEPSHYILKQQFEIASGETSLKRASKCKRDQNASKGENIHFEQDGKLNGQCSIKIGTQTPQWRDVPSKVRKAACGALSSDQRDTVLDSKGKDSIQHGNFCANRFKRNIHKVDWLKEQENFNASSGYSAHVVSQASAEASKVDSCTVDVVDTGCGDNLIVDEGSGIDKGWSSDVAENEISSELLSLTSGGYLRNGYLRGSNDQTCHSPLDEHKVSDSLMWKKDRDQNHIVLSANCQANQSENVKKGLKGKKRKRNEKTMLDASLPSGISSLLDNNEDGESTVLFKTHSSLSKVTQMYFSCSHQRSSNKTSISQPSTKQRHAAFSSKFLSCNNHPSKNLSDKDSHDSESNIDARFQTLPEVSGINKLKKGFTSDCFGNSQMPDLSYTEHGNAKLRSFNSRKANAHRTTRPVVCGKYGEISSGHSAIEESKPAKIVPLSKVLNTSKRCMVPTNGKSRLTSKKNRKRWKFGTSSGHYCGQPGLKTEEDDETHNTTICNESNIDMSMEDLVRGSKPYVMYKGMKDDTKTTECDKIVNRADAQLKVKKKEIRKQRSINELTAKENYFPEKRPLTYDPIDEMDSRQEREFSCARTDGYKGRRLDGLQNNHYSALKAKGACLVPEEQLNAWIHINGQKLYSQGLPKFPDSDIEHDCRKEYARYKQAKCWKHLVVYKSGIHALGLYTSRFISRGEMVVEYVGEIVGLRVADKRESEYHSGRKLQYKSVCYFFKIDKEHIIDATRKGGVARFVNHSCLPNCIAKVITIRHEKKVVFFAERDIFPGEEITYDYHFNNEDEGKKIPCYCNSKNCRRYMN
- the LOC130716892 gene encoding uncharacterized protein LOC130716892 isoform X2, yielding MESGETIAQWQKLYFLKFGIRSQGNENEWDWPEVLSTTGCLMKSNASASDMCKSDFPQILCSSAITLRSGRSSDYVMFPRSADTYHNLYNGALSRKQITTIQDGSNTPHKGFTGISQNNFHERVKPKATYMTATNIGGAHIDVESQHIPHFLHSPKRHGNLSIDHSPSQTPTSLLRDHACIKMNNAKEGLVGADAASSNFELRLGQPPQTVNTVPSLFNALASPSKLQPQEHMINSADLSREEKFQNNIAYAASSLKMVEEQPQFRATNYLSGVNNASATARARSQNVNVAKSLLFSPFPQFNHQPNGKTKTSEILVNDSGPIMHRKGHSECCNMQLSPTNVLCNSNGRAERESNNSAQVSNNYLANDKGVSFAKDCCAKINSEFGISQFMDLDSITRAVSGSDSYISSVNVRINESSLSPNTSANTNFFQGSKNKSSFGQDNHETSGTAIAFEGILNGLPNHFSSSTANQTPTFLQKQDINMNTCLLDENMRLLAKTQILELSQQQHALSFHHMNQKQGRSSNISKAQHYIYETSTSEQGTSGVSLTLPQNRGFCGNDDGFNKQASLVGLNKYCLSALGPIPLHSVQKESQCKCSCDLRHDEPSLSLGISKDNIRSCSCEKCSEQPSDTHLVDKCTCAARVNFSGRKFYLGIEPSHYILKQQFEIASGETSLKRASKCKRDQNASKGENIHFEQDGKLNGQCSIKIGTQTPQWRDVPSKVRKAACGALSSDQRDTVLDSKGKDSIQHGNFCANRFKRNIHKVDWLKEQENFNASSGYSAHVVSQASAEASKVDSCTVDVVDTGCGDNLIVDEGSGIDKGWSSDVAENEISSELLSLTSGGYLRNGYLRGSNDQTCHSPLDEHKVSDSLMWKKDRDQNHIVLSANCQANQSENVKKGLKGKKRKRNEKTMLDASLPSGISSLLDNNEDGESTVLFKTHSSLSKVTQMYFSCSHQRSSNKTSISQPSTKQRHAAFSSKFLSCNNHPSKNLSDKDSHDSESNIDARFQTLPEVSGINKLKKGFTSDCFGNSQMPDLSYTEHGNAKLRSFNSRKANAHRTTRPVVCGKYGEISSGHSAIEESKPAKIVPLSKVLNTSKRCMVPTNGKSRLTSKKNRKRWKFGTSSGHYCGQPGLKTEEDDETHNTTICNESNIDMSMEDLVRGSKPYVMYKGMKDDTKTTECDKIVNRADAQLKVKKKEIRKQRSINELTAKENYFPEKRPLTYDPIDEMDSRQEREFSCARTDGYKGRRLDGLQNNHYSALKAKGACLVPEEQLNAWIHINGQKLYSQGLPKFPDSDIEHDCRKEYARYKQAKCWKHLVVYKSGIHALGLYTSRFISRGEMVVEYVGEIVGLRVADKRESEYHSGRKLQYKSVCYFFKIDKEHIIDATRKGGVARFVNHSCLPNCIAKVITIRHEKKVVFFAERDIFPGEEITYDYHFNNEDEGKKIPCYCNSKNCRRYMN
- the LOC130716892 gene encoding uncharacterized protein LOC130716892 isoform X1; protein product: MAKSGGRLITENLINHNLQGWTDTFPDSSSKAMVGLRSGSNFVFHNIQSSNTAAQLSFPGGEKARESFSSSGQGQCHVTSPISSLNVCCSNAQTASKIAVEQSSSKYASPLTSGCPRVFCMGKSGYLLISNTGLLGIVCSCHFCHMSVLKFCEHSGIHGVNPGDAVCMESGETIAQWQKLYFLKFGIRSQGNENEWDWPEVLSTTGCLMKSNASASDMCKSDFPQILCSSAITLRSGRSSDYVMFPRSADTYHNLYNGALSRKQITTIQDGSNTPHKGFTGISQNNFHERVKPKATYMTATNIGGAHIDVESQHIPHFLHSPKRHGNLSIDHSPSQTPTSLLRDHACIKMNNAKEGLVGADAASSNFELRLGQPPQTVNTVPSLFNALASPSKLQPQEHMINSADLSREEKFQNNIAYAASSLKMVEEQPQFRATNYLSGVNNASATARARSQNVNVAKSLLFSPFPQFNHQPNGKTKTSEILVNDSGPIMHRKGHSECCNMQLSPTNVLCNSNGRAERESNNSAQVSNNYLANDKGVSFAKDCCAKINSEFGISQFMDLDSITRAVSGSDSYISSVNVRINESSLSPNTSANTNFFQGSKNKSSFGQDNHETSGTAIAFEGILNGLPNHFSSSTANQTPTFLQKQDINMNTCLLDENMRLLAKTQILELSQQQHALSFHHMNQKQGRSSNISKAQHYIYETSTSEQGTSGVSLTLPQNRGFCGNDDGFNKQASLVGLNKYCLSALGPIPLHSVQKESQCKCSCDLRHDEPSLSLGISKDNIRSCSCEKCSEQPSDTHLVDKCTCAARVNFSGRKFYLGIEPSHYILKQQFEIASGETSLKRASKCKRDQNASKGENIHFEQDGKLNGQCSIKIGTQTPQWRDVPSKVRKAACGALSSDQRDTVLDSKGKDSIQHGNFCANRFKRNIHKVDWLKEQENFNASSGYSAHVVSQASAEASKVDSCTVDVVDTGCGDNLIVDEGSGIDKGWSSDVAENEISSELLSLTSGGYLRNGYLRGSNDQTCHSPLDEHKVSDSLMWKKDRDQNHIVLSANCQANQSENVKKGLKGKKRKRNEKTMLDASLPSGISSLLDNNEDGESTVLFKTHSSLSKVTQMYFSCSHQRSSNKTSISQPSTKQRHAAFSSKFLSCNNHPSKNLSDKDSHDSESNIDARFQTLPEVSGINKLKKGFTSDCFGNSQMPDLSYTEHGNAKLRSFNSRKANAHRTTRPVVCGKYGEISSGHSAIEESKPAKIVPLSKVLNTSKRCMVPTNGKSRLTSKKNRKRWKFGTSSGHYCGQPGLKTEEDDETHNTTICNESNIDMSMEDLVRGSKPYVMYKGMKDDTKTTECDKIVNRADAQLKVKKKEIRKQRSINELTAKENYFPEKRPLTYDPIDEMDSRQEREFSCARTDGYKGRRLDGLQNNHYSALKAKGACLVPEEQLNAWIHINGQKLYSQGLPKFPDSDIEHDCRKEYARYKQAKCWKHLVVYKSGIHALGLYTSRFISRGEMVVEYVGEIVGLRVADKRESEYHSGRKLQYKSVCYFFKIDKEHIIDATRKGGVARFVNHSCLPNCIAKVITIRHEKKVVFFAERDIFPGEEITYDYHFNNEDEGKKIPCYCNSKNCRRYMN